A window of the Alphaproteobacteria bacterium genome harbors these coding sequences:
- the boxC gene encoding 2,3-epoxybenzoyl-CoA dihydrolase, translating into MIDFRTEPSRYRHWRLSVEGPVATLAWDVDEAGGLAPGYELKLNSYDLGVDIELYDAVQRLRFEHPEVGAVVITSGKERVFSAGANIRMLASSSHGHKVNFCKFTNETRLSIEDATENSGQTYLTAINGPCAGGGYELALATDYIIMADDGNTNVALPEVPLLAVLPGTGGLTRLVDKRRVRRDRADFFCTVEEGLKGARAVDWRLVDEVVPTSRMAARVAELGAELAARSDRPAEAAGVELKPLERRIDGDRLEYSTVAVAIDRAAGMATIVVRGPEQASPTEAAAMLAQGAGFWPLALARELDDAMLHLRFNEPEIGTWVLRTEGQAELVAAADTALAAQADNWFVREVTLYLKRTLKRLDLSSRSLIALIEPGSCFVGTLLELVLAADRSYMLEGRVEGDNRPPAALGLTELNFESYPMGHGLSRLEARFLDDPQHLETLRSAIGRDLEAEEADQLGLVTFIPDDIDWEDEVRLALEERSSFSPDALVGLEANLRFGGPETMETKIFARLTAWQNWIFQRPNAVGAEGALQRYGSGDRAKFDKGRI; encoded by the coding sequence ATGATCGACTTCCGCACCGAGCCCAGCCGCTACCGCCACTGGCGGCTTAGCGTCGAAGGCCCCGTCGCCACCCTGGCCTGGGACGTGGACGAAGCGGGCGGCCTGGCGCCGGGCTATGAGCTAAAACTCAATTCCTACGACTTGGGCGTCGACATCGAGCTCTACGACGCCGTTCAGCGCCTGCGCTTCGAGCACCCCGAAGTGGGCGCCGTGGTCATCACCTCGGGCAAGGAGCGGGTGTTTTCGGCCGGTGCCAACATCCGCATGCTGGCGAGCTCGAGCCACGGCCATAAGGTCAACTTCTGCAAGTTCACCAACGAGACCCGGCTGAGTATCGAGGACGCTACGGAAAATTCGGGCCAGACATACCTTACCGCCATCAACGGCCCTTGTGCCGGCGGCGGCTACGAGCTCGCCTTGGCCACCGACTACATCATCATGGCCGACGACGGCAATACCAACGTGGCGCTACCGGAAGTGCCTCTGCTGGCGGTGCTGCCGGGCACCGGCGGCCTGACCCGGCTGGTCGACAAGCGCCGGGTGCGGCGCGACCGGGCGGATTTCTTCTGCACCGTCGAGGAGGGTCTGAAGGGCGCCCGTGCCGTCGACTGGCGGCTGGTCGACGAGGTCGTGCCGACCTCGCGGATGGCCGCACGGGTGGCGGAACTGGGAGCCGAACTTGCGGCCCGCAGCGACCGCCCGGCCGAGGCCGCCGGGGTTGAGCTGAAGCCGCTGGAGCGGCGTATCGACGGCGACCGTTTGGAATATTCGACCGTTGCCGTGGCCATCGACCGGGCCGCCGGCATGGCCACCATCGTGGTCCGTGGGCCCGAACAGGCGTCACCCACCGAGGCCGCCGCCATGCTCGCCCAGGGCGCCGGTTTCTGGCCGCTGGCGCTGGCCCGCGAACTCGACGATGCCATGCTGCACCTGCGCTTCAACGAGCCCGAGATCGGCACCTGGGTGCTGCGCACGGAAGGCCAGGCTGAACTCGTGGCGGCGGCCGACACCGCCCTGGCGGCCCAGGCCGACAACTGGTTCGTGCGCGAGGTGACGCTTTACCTCAAACGCACATTGAAACGCCTCGATCTCAGCTCGCGCTCGCTGATCGCGCTGATCGAGCCCGGCAGCTGCTTCGTCGGCACACTCCTGGAACTCGTCCTGGCGGCCGACCGCAGTTACATGCTGGAAGGCCGGGTGGAGGGCGACAACCGGCCGCCGGCGGCGCTCGGGCTGACCGAGCTCAACTTCGAAAGCTACCCCATGGGACACGGCTTGAGCCGCCTGGAGGCGCGTTTCCTCGATGATCCGCAGCACCTCGAGACGCTACGGAGCGCCATCGGCCGCGACCTGGAGGCCGAGGAGGCCGACCAGCTCGGGCTCGTCACTTTCATCCCCGACGACATCGACTGGGAAGACGAGGTTCGCCTGGCCTTGGAGGAACGCTCCAGCTTCTCGCCCGACGCCCTGGTGGGCCTGGAAGCCAATCTGCGCTTTGGCGGTCCGGAAACCATGGAAACCAAGATATTCGCCCGCCTCACGGCCTGGCAGAACTGGATCTTCCAGCGCCCCAACGCGGTGGGTGCCGAGGGTGCCCTGCAACGCTACGGCAGCGGCGATCGCGCCAAATTCGACAAGGGAAGGATCTGA
- a CDS encoding DUF1902 domain-containing protein, giving the protein MRVHVLAKWDDEAKVWVATSDDVPGLVTEAESREELIEILRVLVPELLEANDVWEEGAVPGVPIELLATWQERISLR; this is encoded by the coding sequence ATGCGCGTTCATGTGCTCGCCAAGTGGGATGACGAGGCTAAAGTCTGGGTGGCCACCAGCGACGACGTGCCGGGGCTGGTCACCGAAGCTGAAAGCCGGGAGGAACTGATCGAAATCCTCCGCGTGCTGGTTCCCGAGTTGTTGGAGGCAAACGATGTCTGGGAGGAGGGCGCCGTGCCGGGCGTTCCCATCGAACTGCTGGCGACCTGGCAGGAGCGTATCTCCCTCCGCTAA
- a CDS encoding type II toxin-antitoxin system HicA family toxin produces the protein MADFAPKLRKMLRDAGCSAVGRGRGKGSHEFWHEPNSGKRFAVPQKIKSRHTANEILRQAGLAKAF, from the coding sequence ATGGCGGATTTCGCCCCCAAACTCAGGAAGATGTTGCGCGACGCCGGATGTTCTGCGGTCGGCAGGGGGCGCGGCAAGGGCAGCCACGAGTTCTGGCACGAACCGAACAGCGGCAAGAGGTTCGCCGTCCCACAAAAGATCAAGTCGCGGCATACGGCCAACGAGATCCTGAGGCAGGCGGGATTGGCGAAAGCGTTTTAG
- a CDS encoding HEPN domain-containing protein: protein MRIGANFVAIARRLMRDAHTEAEWRTVINRCYYGAFRTMRGYARTVGFVVDRNRSVHRHLIQFLHASDDATLNQCADLLFNLRTLREISDYDEPGGITKTDAQGAIEDAADIIEEKLVEIEAKKKIR, encoded by the coding sequence GTGAGAATAGGCGCCAATTTTGTCGCCATCGCGCGGCGCCTCATGAGGGACGCGCACACGGAGGCCGAGTGGCGCACTGTCATCAATCGCTGCTACTACGGTGCCTTTCGCACCATGCGCGGATACGCGAGAACTGTGGGCTTTGTTGTTGATAGAAATCGTTCCGTGCACCGGCACCTCATTCAATTTCTTCACGCGTCGGATGACGCCACTTTGAACCAGTGCGCCGACCTTCTGTTCAACCTTCGGACTCTGCGTGAGATTTCCGACTATGACGAACCGGGAGGGATCACCAAGACCGACGCGCAGGGTGCCATCGAGGATGCTGCCGACATCATCGAAGAGAAGTTGGTCGAAATCGAGGCTAAGAAGAAGATCAGGTAA
- a CDS encoding tetratricopeptide repeat protein, with the protein MKSWLFFLLAASLLSPGLARAETVTDCDRWAAAPGDPDRLAPGVAAAELDFGAAVAACRQALAGAPGNARLDYQLGRLLAAARDPAGLGHLEQAAAKDYRAAQHLLGLILGSDYLGAADGKRSRALIGQAAAAGHTASQVHFGRLYLEGSGVKRDLATALRWYRAAADQGSPEAALALAEAHLAGEGVAKDAARAFAYLALPLAAGDNRARTLAASLYVLGEGVAADPAKGRELLEAAAGEGHLGAALNLGIYHQSGVFSGNQGKPTEADREAARDWLCRAGLQGRRARREYIGGGCP; encoded by the coding sequence ATGAAATCGTGGTTATTTTTTCTTCTGGCGGCCTCGCTGCTGTCGCCCGGCTTGGCCCGGGCGGAAACCGTCACCGACTGCGACCGGTGGGCCGCCGCCCCTGGCGATCCCGATCGGCTGGCGCCGGGCGTGGCGGCGGCTGAGCTCGACTTCGGTGCCGCCGTCGCGGCTTGCCGCCAGGCCCTGGCCGGTGCTCCCGGCAATGCTCGCTTGGATTATCAGTTGGGCCGGTTGCTGGCTGCTGCCCGTGATCCGGCCGGTCTTGGGCACCTCGAACAGGCGGCAGCCAAGGACTACCGCGCGGCCCAGCATCTTTTGGGCTTGATTCTCGGCTCGGACTATCTGGGTGCCGCCGATGGCAAACGCTCGCGCGCCCTGATCGGCCAGGCGGCGGCGGCCGGGCACACTGCTTCCCAGGTTCATTTTGGGCGGCTTTATTTGGAAGGCAGCGGGGTGAAACGCGATCTTGCCACGGCGCTACGCTGGTACCGGGCGGCGGCCGACCAAGGCAGTCCGGAAGCCGCCCTGGCCCTGGCCGAGGCCCACCTGGCCGGCGAGGGCGTGGCCAAGGATGCGGCCCGGGCTTTCGCCTACCTGGCGCTGCCGCTGGCGGCCGGCGACAACCGTGCCCGCACCCTGGCGGCCAGTCTTTATGTCTTGGGCGAGGGCGTTGCCGCCGATCCCGCCAAGGGCCGCGAGCTGCTCGAGGCGGCGGCCGGCGAGGGCCATCTGGGGGCCGCCCTCAACCTCGGTATCTACCATCAGTCGGGCGTCTTCTCGGGCAATCAGGGCAAGCCCACGGAAGCGGACCGCGAGGCGGCGCGGGACTGGCTCTGCCGGGCCGGCCTCCAGGGCCGCCGGGCGCGGCGCGAGTACATCGGCGGCGGTTGTCCCTAG
- a CDS encoding tetratricopeptide repeat protein encodes MLNTTRLALFFVAALLLAGGESRAGPAQGCLGADSQAAPPAALDAASRAFGRLHYRALAVACAEALAAKSDDRDLRFRRGRALLLAGRPQGLADLEVAARADYLPALRLLGVAHRSGLAPVDWGRTRQWLSQAAALGDAISQFGLAELLAAGEGGAADPGAALAWVQKAAAQGHPPALLELSLRHQRGHGVAADAELAFELLKQALAAELPRAIQALALIYLRPGGDAARRAEGLALLESLAAEGNATASITLARLYLKGGGVKRDAAKGLALLEPLARAGDLKARLELGHLFFEGYYVHRDTARGSHWYCLAGGPGARHFDAYHRGETLDCK; translated from the coding sequence ATGCTGAATACCACCCGCCTTGCCTTGTTTTTCGTTGCCGCCCTGTTGCTGGCCGGCGGCGAATCCCGTGCCGGGCCGGCGCAGGGGTGCCTGGGCGCCGATTCCCAGGCCGCGCCGCCGGCCGCTCTCGATGCCGCCTCGCGGGCTTTCGGGCGGCTGCACTACAGGGCCCTGGCGGTGGCTTGCGCCGAGGCCCTGGCGGCCAAGTCTGACGATCGGGATCTCCGCTTCCGGCGTGGTCGGGCGCTGCTGCTGGCCGGTCGGCCGCAGGGGCTGGCCGACCTCGAGGTGGCGGCCCGGGCGGATTACTTGCCGGCGCTGCGCCTGCTGGGGGTGGCGCACCGTTCGGGGCTGGCGCCGGTGGATTGGGGCCGGACCCGGCAGTGGCTGAGCCAAGCCGCGGCGCTGGGCGACGCGATTTCGCAGTTTGGCCTGGCTGAGCTTTTGGCGGCCGGCGAGGGCGGCGCCGCCGATCCCGGGGCGGCGCTCGCGTGGGTGCAAAAGGCGGCCGCCCAGGGGCATCCCCCGGCGCTCCTCGAGCTCAGCCTCAGGCACCAGCGCGGCCACGGCGTGGCGGCTGACGCCGAGCTTGCCTTCGAGCTGCTCAAACAGGCCCTGGCAGCCGAGCTGCCCCGGGCCATCCAGGCCCTGGCGCTGATCTACCTGCGGCCGGGCGGGGATGCCGCCCGGCGGGCCGAGGGGCTGGCGCTGCTCGAAAGCCTGGCGGCCGAGGGCAATGCCACCGCCAGCATCACCCTGGCCCGGCTTTATTTGAAGGGCGGCGGCGTCAAGCGCGACGCCGCCAAGGGGCTGGCGCTGCTCGAGCCGCTGGCCCGGGCCGGCGACCTCAAGGCTCGCCTCGAACTCGGCCACCTTTTCTTCGAGGGCTACTACGTGCACCGCGACACCGCCCGCGGCAGCCACTGGTACTGCCTGGCCGGCGGCCCCGGCGCCCGTCACTTCGACGCCTACCACCGCGGGGAGACGTTGGACTGCAAGTAA
- a CDS encoding type II toxin-antitoxin system VapC family toxin, with translation MRLLLDTHAALWALFDPARLSTAANEAMAESANNIWVSVASAWEIAIKQGSGKLVLPAPLIEGMNGSNFSFLDITPGHCAAYADLPFDKKHRDPFDRVLAVQARMEDCRLVSKNAKLDRYGVSRLW, from the coding sequence ATGCGCCTGCTGCTCGACACGCATGCCGCGCTGTGGGCGCTGTTTGATCCCGCCCGGCTATCGACAGCAGCCAACGAGGCCATGGCGGAGAGCGCCAACAATATCTGGGTGAGCGTCGCAAGCGCCTGGGAGATCGCCATCAAGCAGGGATCGGGAAAGCTCGTCCTGCCTGCCCCATTGATCGAGGGAATGAACGGATCGAACTTCAGCTTCCTCGACATCACACCCGGGCATTGTGCGGCATACGCCGACCTGCCGTTCGACAAAAAGCACCGCGATCCCTTCGACCGCGTGCTGGCGGTTCAAGCGCGTATGGAGGACTGCCGCCTGGTCAGCAAGAACGCCAAGCTGGACCGCTACGGCGTCTCGCGGCTCTGGTAG
- a CDS encoding type II toxin-antitoxin system prevent-host-death family antitoxin, with the protein MRTVNMHKAKSCLSELVRAAEAGEEVIVARNGKPAVRLVPVEEKPPRRLGIWAAHLSEQPPGWDEKIPPEEIFGDLIK; encoded by the coding sequence ATGCGTACCGTAAATATGCACAAAGCCAAGTCCTGCCTCTCGGAGCTGGTCCGGGCCGCCGAAGCCGGCGAGGAGGTAATCGTCGCGCGCAACGGCAAACCGGCGGTTCGCCTGGTGCCGGTGGAGGAGAAACCACCTCGCCGGTTGGGGATCTGGGCGGCGCATCTCTCCGAACAACCCCCTGGGTGGGACGAGAAAATACCGCCGGAGGAGATCTTCGGCGACTTGATTAAGTGA
- a CDS encoding AMP-binding protein, producing the protein MLIGEMLRLNANRFPQKPALISGGIELDYATLDAQANRCANALMALGLGPQAKLCLMARNVAAYPIIHFGAARTNLVLAHASFRYTADELAYVLDKMDVEVLLVERPFAPVAAQALEKIGGLEHVVLINGEDDFGADDAEGSGPQEALAGATRFADFLAPASSDHPGIALRSTDPSAICFTGGTTGFPKGAVSHHRCRWHAGLATVLDHRISEHDVNAVITPMFHAAALAVWYHGTVLAGATAVLLPQWSTEAFQDIIRRHHVIATFFVPTMLTMLLDDPAFDAELFGRLGKIGYGGSPMPLALLEELRQRFPQLAITANYGQTEGCPLTMMPPEYLPEKLGSIGRPPSTMEVAVVDPEGRPIAPGEVGEIVSRGDHMMTEYYKDPERTAEYFRRGDDWGWTGDLATVDEDGFVTLMDRRSDMFISGGENIHPKEIENILYQHPEVVECAVFGIPDRRWGEVAAAHVQLKEGARLPEQELIDFCAQHLANFKRPRLIRFVDELPKTAVGKIQKNVLRAEYQEADGEAG; encoded by the coding sequence ATGCTGATCGGCGAAATGCTGCGCCTTAACGCCAACCGCTTTCCGCAGAAGCCGGCCCTGATCTCGGGCGGCATCGAACTTGACTACGCCACCCTCGACGCCCAGGCCAACCGCTGCGCCAACGCCCTCATGGCACTGGGACTCGGACCCCAGGCCAAGCTCTGCCTGATGGCGCGCAACGTCGCCGCCTACCCCATCATCCACTTCGGCGCCGCCCGCACCAACCTGGTGCTGGCCCATGCCTCGTTCCGCTACACGGCCGACGAGCTGGCCTACGTGCTCGACAAGATGGACGTCGAGGTTTTGCTCGTCGAGCGGCCCTTCGCCCCTGTGGCGGCCCAGGCACTGGAGAAGATCGGCGGTCTGGAACACGTTGTGCTGATCAACGGCGAGGACGACTTCGGGGCCGACGACGCCGAGGGCTCGGGGCCGCAAGAAGCCCTGGCGGGCGCCACGCGCTTTGCCGATTTCCTGGCCCCGGCCTCGAGCGATCATCCCGGCATCGCGCTCCGTTCCACCGACCCCTCGGCCATCTGTTTCACCGGCGGCACCACCGGTTTCCCCAAGGGCGCCGTTTCGCACCACCGCTGCCGCTGGCACGCCGGGCTGGCCACGGTGCTCGACCACCGCATCAGCGAGCACGACGTCAACGCCGTCATCACGCCCATGTTCCACGCCGCCGCGTTGGCGGTCTGGTACCACGGTACGGTACTGGCCGGGGCCACGGCGGTGCTGCTGCCGCAGTGGAGCACCGAGGCCTTCCAGGACATCATCAGGCGCCACCACGTGATCGCCACCTTCTTCGTGCCCACCATGCTGACCATGCTGCTCGACGATCCCGCCTTCGATGCCGAGCTCTTCGGCCGCCTCGGCAAAATCGGCTACGGCGGCTCGCCGATGCCGCTGGCCTTGCTCGAGGAACTGCGCCAGCGCTTTCCCCAGCTCGCCATCACCGCCAATTACGGCCAGACCGAGGGCTGCCCGCTGACCATGATGCCGCCGGAATACCTGCCCGAAAAGCTGGGCTCCATCGGGCGCCCGCCGAGCACCATGGAGGTGGCCGTGGTCGACCCAGAAGGCCGGCCCATCGCGCCCGGCGAGGTGGGCGAGATCGTCAGCCGCGGCGACCACATGATGACGGAGTACTACAAAGACCCCGAACGCACCGCCGAATACTTTCGCCGGGGTGACGACTGGGGCTGGACCGGCGATCTGGCGACGGTCGACGAGGACGGCTTCGTTACGCTGATGGACCGGCGCTCGGACATGTTCATCTCGGGCGGCGAGAACATCCACCCCAAGGAGATCGAGAACATCCTCTACCAGCACCCCGAGGTGGTCGAGTGCGCCGTCTTCGGCATTCCCGACCGGCGCTGGGGCGAAGTGGCGGCGGCACACGTACAACTGAAGGAGGGCGCCCGGTTGCCCGAGCAGGAACTAATCGATTTTTGCGCCCAGCACCTGGCCAACTTCAAGCGGCCGCGCCTGATCCGCTTCGTCGACGAGTTGCCCAAGACGGCGGTGGGCAAGATCCAGAAGAACGTTCTCAGGGCAGAATACCAGGAGGCCGACGGCGAGGCGGGATAG
- a CDS encoding DNA polymerase Y family protein, whose amino-acid sequence MAVVVEDHGALRLAAVNAAARAGGVGPGLTLADARALVPGLEVLAAEPAAEAAELAALADWCGRYSPWAAVDAAVQPSGAGLWLDISGCAHLFGGEAALLDDLGARIRGLGFAARAALADTPGAAWAVARFGTAESGPLVPPGRTRQVLAGLPLSGLRLAPEVAEALYRLGLRRIGDLYGLPRGPLAARFGESLVGRLDRALGQAAEPISPRLPVAPLRERLAFAEPIGRAEDIAAGLGLLLQPLMRRLERQQLGARRLELNLFHVDGKLSRAAVGSSRPSRDGAHFEHLFDERLEGLEAGFGIDVMILAAAATQPLAPAQLGLERGTAGRTGRDQDETAAELGPLVDRLGNRLGRRRVIRLAPCQSHLPERAWAARPALAPASAEEDEARSQGRARPLPPRPLRLFPRPQAISATAMVPDGPPVQFRWRRQVHRVLRAEGPERIAPEWWHEQAVIENAVLETPWDRATRDYFRVEDSQGGRFWLYREGLYGPQPDGPGWQPPRWYLHGVFG is encoded by the coding sequence TTGGCTGTCGTAGTCGAGGATCATGGCGCCTTGCGGCTGGCGGCGGTCAATGCCGCGGCCCGGGCCGGCGGCGTCGGGCCTGGCCTGACGCTGGCCGATGCCCGGGCGCTGGTGCCCGGCCTCGAGGTGCTGGCGGCCGAGCCGGCGGCCGAGGCGGCGGAACTGGCTGCCCTGGCCGACTGGTGCGGCCGCTATTCGCCCTGGGCGGCGGTCGATGCGGCGGTCCAGCCCAGCGGCGCCGGGCTCTGGCTCGACATCAGCGGCTGCGCCCACCTGTTCGGCGGCGAGGCGGCGCTGCTCGACGATCTCGGCGCGCGCATCCGGGGCCTGGGTTTTGCCGCCCGGGCGGCGCTGGCCGACACGCCGGGCGCGGCCTGGGCGGTGGCCCGCTTCGGCACCGCGGAAAGCGGGCCGCTGGTACCGCCGGGCCGCACCCGCCAGGTCCTGGCCGGCCTGCCGCTGAGCGGCCTCAGGCTGGCGCCCGAGGTGGCCGAGGCGCTCTACCGGCTTGGCTTGCGGCGTATCGGCGATCTCTACGGCCTGCCCCGGGGGCCGCTGGCGGCGCGTTTCGGCGAGAGCCTGGTGGGGCGCCTCGACCGGGCCCTGGGCCAGGCCGCCGAGCCCATCTCGCCGCGCTTGCCGGTGGCGCCGCTGCGCGAGCGCCTGGCTTTTGCCGAGCCCATCGGCCGGGCCGAGGATATCGCCGCCGGCCTGGGACTTTTGTTGCAGCCGCTGATGCGGCGCCTGGAGCGCCAGCAACTCGGCGCCCGGCGGCTCGAGCTCAACCTCTTTCACGTCGACGGCAAGCTCAGCCGGGCGGCCGTTGGCAGCAGCCGGCCAAGCCGCGATGGCGCCCACTTCGAGCATCTCTTCGACGAACGCCTGGAGGGCCTGGAAGCCGGCTTCGGCATCGACGTCATGATCCTGGCGGCGGCCGCCACGCAGCCCCTGGCACCGGCCCAGCTCGGCCTGGAACGGGGGACGGCCGGGCGAACCGGCCGCGATCAAGACGAAACGGCGGCTGAGCTCGGCCCCCTGGTCGATCGCCTGGGCAACCGCCTGGGCCGCCGCCGCGTGATCCGCCTGGCGCCCTGCCAGAGCCATCTGCCGGAGCGCGCCTGGGCGGCCCGGCCGGCTCTCGCGCCGGCCAGCGCCGAGGAGGACGAAGCCCGCAGCCAGGGCCGGGCTCGACCGCTGCCGCCCCGGCCGTTGCGCCTCTTCCCCCGGCCCCAGGCCATCAGCGCCACGGCCATGGTGCCGGACGGGCCGCCGGTGCAGTTCCGCTGGCGCCGCCAAGTGCACCGCGTCTTGCGTGCCGAGGGCCCCGAACGCATCGCCCCGGAATGGTGGCACGAGCAGGCAGTGATCGAAAACGCCGTGCTGGAGACCCCTTGGGACCGGGCAACGCGCGACTACTTCCGCGTCGAGGACAGCCAGGGCGGCCGTTTCTGGCTCTACCGCGAGGGCCTCTACGGCCCCCAGCCCGACGGCCCGGGCTGGCAGCCGCCGCGCTGGTATCTGCACGGCGTGTTCGGGTAA
- a CDS encoding helix-turn-helix transcriptional regulator codes for MVKPSSKDRTDTEIPIQLIAGRDGKAAFAVLPVEAFAALLEYARKGAAEEGRKRSDSPHASIPMAAYWKKLFETVSADKLQKEIASWQTMRNSLVHGINEDTEEAEDTAAYDAAKERAEESLPLAIVDRLIDGANPIKVFREYRGLTQRKLAAEIATTPAYLSQIETGRRQGSLKLLHRLAAALEVDLDDLV; via the coding sequence ATGGTGAAGCCCAGCAGCAAGGATCGGACTGACACTGAGATCCCGATACAGTTGATCGCCGGGCGCGACGGCAAAGCGGCCTTTGCAGTTTTGCCGGTTGAGGCTTTTGCAGCGTTGCTGGAGTACGCGCGAAAGGGGGCGGCGGAGGAAGGCCGAAAGCGCTCCGACTCCCCTCATGCGTCCATACCTATGGCCGCGTACTGGAAGAAACTTTTTGAAACTGTATCTGCCGATAAGCTGCAAAAAGAAATCGCCTCTTGGCAAACCATGCGTAATTCCTTGGTGCACGGCATTAACGAAGATACCGAAGAGGCCGAAGACACCGCCGCATACGACGCCGCCAAGGAGCGCGCCGAAGAAAGCCTGCCGCTGGCCATCGTCGATCGCCTGATCGACGGCGCCAACCCGATCAAGGTCTTTCGCGAATACCGCGGTTTGACGCAACGGAAACTGGCGGCGGAGATCGCCACCACGCCGGCCTATCTCTCGCAGATCGAGACCGGCCGGCGCCAGGGCTCGCTCAAGCTGTTGCACCGCCTGGCAGCAGCGCTCGAGGTGGATCTCGACGACTTGGTTTAG
- a CDS encoding type II toxin-antitoxin system RelE/ParE family toxin, producing the protein MQPKAAGQIRQAIVAIAADPAGHGLDVRPLTNRPGQRLRIGGWRVIFEIDDGILDVLAIEPRGDVYKPRKRR; encoded by the coding sequence ATGCAGCCGAAAGCGGCCGGGCAAATCCGCCAGGCCATCGTTGCCATCGCCGCCGATCCTGCCGGCCACGGTCTCGACGTAAGGCCCCTGACGAACCGGCCGGGCCAGCGGCTCCGCATCGGTGGCTGGCGGGTGATTTTCGAGATCGACGACGGCATATTGGACGTCCTGGCGATCGAGCCGCGCGGCGACGTCTACAAACCGCGCAAGAGAAGATGA